ACGTTCTCGGTACCGGGGATCTCCTGGCAGGGACACGTCGGCGGCTTGGTCGTGGGCGCCGCGCTCGCCGCCGCGTACGCCTACGCGCCGAAGGCCCGCCGCCTCGCCGTCCACGTCGCGGCGCCCGTCCTCACACTGGTGCTGCTGGGCGTGCTCGTGGCGGTCAAGACGGCGGACCTGTCCGCGCAGTACGGGCTGTAGGCAGTACGGGCTGCGGTAAAGGGCCTACTGGGTGGCCCAGGGGAGCGTCCCCTGGGCTACCTCCACTTCGTGGAGAGAATGACCCCGAGGATGATCGCGGTGAACCCGATGCCGAGGTTCCAGTTGTGCAGGTCGGACATGAACGGCACTTCGGTGCCGGTGCTCGCCGTGACGTAGAAGACCGCGATCCAGACCAGGCCGAGCAGCCACAGCGTGATCATCGTGGGCACCAGCCAGCGCGGGCTGACCTCGGGCGCCTTGGACTTCTGCGGAGGCGTGTAGACCGCCTTCTTGCGCACTTTCGACTTGGCCACGGTGGTCGATCTCCTCGGGCGTCCGGCGGCCGGGGCGCCGGACCGCGCATGGGTGTTTTGTCGGTTAGCGTATCCGCTGGGGCGCAGCGTACGGCCTCCAGCGCGAGCAAGCATCATCCCAGCTTTCACGCTACCGGCGGGAGACCCGACATCAAGCCGAATGGCGGCGGCGTCGAGCGGTTCCAGTCGAGCGGTTCCAGAAGGAGGACGCGCGGTGCGGACGGTGATCCGTGGACTGGGCGAGCTGTGCATCACCGCCGGGCTGATCCTCATGCTGTTCGTCGCCTACGAACTGTGGGGGACCGGCCAGTACACGCAGGCCCAGCAGGACCGCCTCGCCGACCAGCTCCTCGACCGGTGGGAGGCCGCCGAGGTCACCACCGAGAAGGTCGAACTCGGCTCCGGCCTGGCGAGGATGCGCGTCCCCGAGTTCGGGGACGACTACGGCTTCGTCGTCGTCGAGGGCGTCGAGCGCGACGACCTGCGCAAGGGCCCCGGGCACTACCCCGGCAGCGCCATGCCCGGCGAGGTCGGCAACTTCGTCCTGTCCGGCCACCGCACGACGTACTCCGCACCGTTCAACGACCTCGGCGAACTCGAACGCGGCGACGAGATCCTCATCGACACGCGCGAGAAGCAGTACGTCTACAAGGTCACCGGGCGCGACATCGTCGAACCGAGCGCGGTCGAGGTCACCGCGCCCGTCCCCTACCACCCGGGCAAGAAGCCCTCCGAACGGCTCATCACCCTCACCACCTGCCACCCGAAGTACTCCGACGCCGAACGGATGATCGTCTTCGGCGAGCTGACCGCCGCGAAGCCGCGCGTGCCGTCGTCGGGCGCCGCGTCCGCCGAGTAGGAGGCCCCGTGTACGCATGGATCTGGCGCCGGCTGCCCGGCGCGTGGCACACCCGGCTCGCGATCGTCGCCGCCGTCGCCCTCGTGCTCGGCCTCGTCCTGTGGACGGTCGTGTTCCCGTGGGTGGAGCCGAAGGTCCAGTTCGACCACGGCGTCGTCACCGGCACGCCGTCGCCGTCCTCGTCGTCCTCCTCGGAGCCCGGGATCCCGTGAGCCCGCGCGTCCTCGTCGTGGACAACCACGACAGCTTCGTCTTCAACATCGTCCAGTACCTGAAGGAACTCGGCGCCGACTGCCGCGTCGCGTCCCGGACGGACGTCACCGTCGCCGACGCCGCGTCCGTCGACGGCGTCCTGCTCAGCCCCGGCCCCGGTCACCCCGCCGACGCCGGAGTCTGCACCGGGCTCGTCCGGTCGGGGGCGCCCGTGCTCGGCGTGTGCCTCGGACACCAGGTCATCGCACACGCCCACGGCGCCGTGGTGTCGCGCGCGCCGGAGATCGTCCACGGGTCGGCGAGCCTGATCTCCCACGACTCCCGCGGCGTCTTCGCGGGACTGCCGAACCCGTTCCCCGCGACCCGCTACCACTCGCTCGCCGTCGAGGCCGCGACCGTCCCGGACGTCCTGCGGATCACGGCCCGGACCCCGGACGGCGTCGTCATGGGCCTCCGGCACCGTTCGGCGCCCGTCGAGGGCGTCCAGTTCCATCCGGAGTCGATCCTGTCGGTCGGTGGCCACGCACTCCTGCGGAACTGGCTCGAAACGCTCTGACCAGGGCATTCCCGATTCGCAGAAAATTCTGGTTGAAATCCGTAACGTCTGGTTCCCGGGGAACGAAGACCATATCGAGGGCTTCCGCCATTGCCCCCGAGTGGCGGAAGCCCTCTTCTCATGCCCCGGGCGCGCCTACCGCCCTCGCGCGAGCAGACCCACCGCCTCCGCCACCTGATCGGCGGTCGGCATCGACTCCGGCGACAGCAGCGACTGCTGCACGAACCCGATGATCAGCGCGTGCACGAGCGCCCCGAGGCCCCGGGCCGTCTCCTCGCCGACCTCCCCGGACGGCGCCCCCAGCACCATCGCCGCCAGCTCCCGCCGCCCCCGCGCGATCGATTCCACCAGCGGTTCGCGGACCTCCGCGCTGAACTGCGCCTCCGTGTACGCCTGCATGCTCGCGACGAGCAGATCCCGCTGCCGGGGGATCGCGGCGAACAGCTCGTCCAGGCACACCCGGAGCCGCCCCGCCGGGCCCGCTCCTCCCGCCGCCCGAACCGCCGCCTCGATCGTGTCGCCCCATTCGTCGCTCGCCTGGAGCACCGCCACGGCCATCAGGTTGTCCTTCGAGCCGAAGTGGTACCCGATCGAGGCCAGGTGGGCGCCGGACGCGGCGCTCCTCGCCCTCGCCACCGAACCCTGGACGTTCGTCCTGGCCAGAGCCCTCCTCGGCATCGGCGGCGCCACCCTCGCCCCCTCGACCCTCGCGCTGATCCGCGCCATGTACCCGGACGAGCGGCGGCGGCGCGCGGCCGTCGGCGCCTGGACCGTCGCCTTCACGGGCGGCAGCGTCGCCGGCCCCATCGTCGGCGGATTCCTCCTCGAACACTTCTGGTGGGGCTCGATCTTCCTGGTCAACGTCCCCGTCATGCTGCTCCTGCTGCTGGTCGCGCCGATCGTGCTCGACGAGTCACGCGACCCCGAGGGCGCCCGGTTCGACCTGCTCGGCGCCGTCCTCGCACTCCCCGCCGTCCTCGGCCTCGTCCTGGCGCTGAAACGGGTCACCGGCCACGGCGCGGACGCCGCCACCGTCGCGGCGGCGCTCGCCGGACTCGCGTTCGCGGCCGCGTTCGTCCTGCGCCAGCGGCGCGCCGCGCACCCGCTGATCGACCTCGGCCTGTTCCGGGTGCCCGCCTTCGGCGCCGCCGTCACCGCCAACACGGTCGTCTCCTGGTGCACCGCGGGCATGGGCGCGCTCGCGTTCACGTTCATGCAGACCGTGCACGGACTCAGCGCGCTGGAGGCCGCCGTCCACGCCCTGCCGACCTTCGCCGGGACGGTCGCGGGCGCGGCCCTCGCGGGGACGATCGCCGACCGCGCCCGTCCCGTCCTGCTCGTCACCGCGGGGATGCTCCTGGCCGCCCTCGGGTTCGGCGGCATCGCGCTCCTCGACCCGGACACCTCGGTGTGGGCGTTCGTGGGCGGGTTCACCGTCATGACCGTCGGCGTCGGCGTCTGCGGCACCACCGCCAACTCGCTGATCCTCGCCACCGCACCGCCCGGCCGCGCGGGCGCCGCCGCGGGCGTCTCCGAGACCAGCACCGAACTC
The nucleotide sequence above comes from Actinomadura algeriensis. Encoded proteins:
- a CDS encoding cell division protein CrgA, with the translated sequence MAKSKVRKKAVYTPPQKSKAPEVSPRWLVPTMITLWLLGLVWIAVFYVTASTGTEVPFMSDLHNWNLGIGFTAIILGVILSTKWR
- a CDS encoding class E sortase; protein product: MRTVIRGLGELCITAGLILMLFVAYELWGTGQYTQAQQDRLADQLLDRWEAAEVTTEKVELGSGLARMRVPEFGDDYGFVVVEGVERDDLRKGPGHYPGSAMPGEVGNFVLSGHRTTYSAPFNDLGELERGDEILIDTREKQYVYKVTGRDIVEPSAVEVTAPVPYHPGKKPSERLITLTTCHPKYSDAERMIVFGELTAAKPRVPSSGAASAE
- a CDS encoding anthranilate synthase component II; the encoded protein is MSPRVLVVDNHDSFVFNIVQYLKELGADCRVASRTDVTVADAASVDGVLLSPGPGHPADAGVCTGLVRSGAPVLGVCLGHQVIAHAHGAVVSRAPEIVHGSASLISHDSRGVFAGLPNPFPATRYHSLAVEAATVPDVLRITARTPDGVVMGLRHRSAPVEGVQFHPESILSVGGHALLRNWLETL
- a CDS encoding TetR family transcriptional regulator C-terminal domain-containing protein produces the protein MAVAVLQASDEWGDTIEAAVRAAGGAGPAGRLRVCLDELFAAIPRQRDLLVASMQAYTEAQFSAEVREPLVESIARGRRELAAMVLGAPSGEVGEETARGLGALVHALIIGFVQQSLLSPESMPTADQVAEAVGLLARGR
- a CDS encoding MFS transporter; translated protein: MSFEPKWYPIEARWAPDAALLALATEPWTFVLARALLGIGGATLAPSTLALIRAMYPDERRRRAAVGAWTVAFTGGSVAGPIVGGFLLEHFWWGSIFLVNVPVMLLLLLVAPIVLDESRDPEGARFDLLGAVLALPAVLGLVLALKRVTGHGADAATVAAALAGLAFAAAFVLRQRRAAHPLIDLGLFRVPAFGAAVTANTVVSWCTAGMGALAFTFMQTVHGLSALEAAVHALPTFAGTVAGAALAGTIADRARPVLLVTAGMLLAALGFGGIALLDPDTSVWAFVGGFTVMTVGVGVCGTTANSLILATAPPGRAGAAAGVSETSTELGAALGIAVLGTAATTVYRANMEDTVPAGAAAETVAAALTDPRLVDAATSAYTGGVTTAAAVSAIVLLPITALTAWALRGSRPS